The following DNA comes from bacterium.
GAAGCCGAGCCGTCCGAGCCTTACTGGGACGGCAGCTACGAACGGGCTTTCTGAGGTGCGCCCGTCAGATCCTGGACCTCGCAGCCCAGGGCTTCGCAGATGGAGAGGACCTTGGTCAGCGTTGGATTCCGCTCGCCGCGTTCCAAGCCGCCGATGTAATTCCTGTGGCAGCCAGCCCTTTCGGCAAGAGCTTCCTGTGTCAGTTCGCGGTCGAGGCGAAGTCGTCGCAGGTTGACCCCAAAGCGCCTGAGTATGGCCGTTCGCACTGAGGGTAGGTAATTGCATACAATCCAAGGTGTCTACACACTATGAGTGTGATTTGGGGCAAAGGTGGTGTTTTCAGAACCTACATCCAGGGATCGCGGGGGATTCGAGACACAGCGACCGATAGTGATTCTTTTCTTGGTCGGTCTTGCCCTGCTTGCGGCGGGCTGCGGCGGCGAGAATGAGGTGTCAGCCTGCGTAAGAATGTTGGAAGAGAAGTACCCGGATCTGAACCGGGTCGGTTCAGGAATGCACTGCGCCGTGAACGAGGAACCCGATGGAGAGCTAGAGGTCGTCTGGTTTCGGGGGCCAGGAGTTGAGATCGAGAGCATCTGCACTGGTATGCGCAAGGTGGACGGCGAGTGGAAGGCTCGGTCCGTACGGAACTACTCACACTGGTAAGGCCAAAGAGAGAGACCGGGTTCCCAGTCAATGCTCCTGTCGGGTTGGGAGTCAACGAGAGGGAAAGGTGAGGTCGAGCCTCCCGTTCGAGCCCGGGCTGGAAAGCTATCTGAAAGAAGCTGCGAGGAATGAAGACCCGTTGGTGCAGCTTGCACGCGACGAACGGGCCAGCGACGCGGCGAGGATCACGCTGAGGCTCAGGTCGAGGAAATGGTTGGGATCCGGCACCGATCACCGGTGAGGAGCCGCTTTGATGCAGCCGGCGAGTCCATAGCCCGTCAGGCGTAGAAGACCGGTGCGATTCCAAATGTGGGAGGGACTCCAGTGGCCTGCACACGTTTGATGGCGCGCTCGCGGTAGAAACGTACTCCGAGTTGATCCAAGAAGGCGAAGTAGGAATCGGCTTTGACGTAGTTGGTGCCGTCTGCCGAGGGGAGCCACCCTTTGACGAGGGCTTCGTACGCTAGGAGCCACTGGGACTCGTAAAGTGCACGCCGCGTCATGTGGCGCTGCCAAAGCGTCTTGTCTACTGAAGTTGCGCAGTAGCCCGCCCGCTCGGCATGCAGGCACAGGAGTGCAACTACGGGGTCCTCCATCTTTTCCAGGACTGAGATCGTGGCGTCTAGAAGTTGCATTTCCAGGACCATAATGCCCCAGACGGCCCAAGCCACTTCGTTGTGGTGGCCGAGTGGGGCATGTAGTTGGATGCTCCGGTTCAGTGCGGCCTCCAGCGCCCGCTTATTGACAACGAGTCCGCTCCGAACCTGCTCGATTAGGAGGCCTAATGCCGCTGCGATCGTGCCCGGTTCAACAGTCATGCACTGAAGGAGAAGGTCTTGGTACAGGCCCCAATCGTAGGGATGCACGTCGATTCCTTGAATCCTGCCCATCAAATACCGAAGAACCGGCTGTCCCGGAGCACTCCCAGAGAACTCAAACGCGCGGTCGAATAGGCGGACAAGGTTGTTTGCCTGTCCTGGCTTGCCCGATTGCAGCGGTAACGAGCGGAGATCTGAAACCCAGCGATACTCGTGGGGGACTGGCAGCGCCTGGACGTCGGTCTTTCTTGGGTTCAACTCCAGTTCGAAGTGCGACAGAACCTCCTGGAGCACGCCAACCACATGCTCTGCTTCATCGTGAGAATCCACTGCCAGCTCGTAGTCGTCGATGTACCGGACAACGCGCACAGTCGGCACGCGTGCCTTCAACGCCACGTCTACCTGAGACAAGACTAGCTCGGCGAGGACAAGCGAAGTGTCGGGCCCTATCGAGATTCCCACAGTCTGCTGATCGCGACAGTTGCGTAGCGCCCTGTCGAGCCGATTCCCCGGCAGGGTGTAGCGTCGGTTTCTCTTAGCCAGGCCCTTGCCGTGGAGTGCCCATGGAACAGAATGTGTGTAGATCGAGTGGTAGAAGCGCGAGATGTCAGTGCTTACTAGTACCCTTGCCCTGCCGCGAATCTGGGCACGTCTCGGAACGAGGTCTCCCTGGTTTGCAACAGCGGGCAGGAAGGCACGAGCACCAGAGCGATGAAAGACGGGTCGGCTCGACGAGTAGCTGCTCTGCCGAATCGCCGAGTAGAGGTCTCTCCATTGTTCGGCCACTTCCGCAGATAGCCCAGCGTAGGCAATGGGATTGACTACGTCGAGTTGGCGCCGAAGCAGCCCGCTTCGTGCGAGGCTGTGACGGAGCGCGATGGAACGCTTTCGGCCGTCACCAAACCCGTCGGGACGCGCACGCCAGTTCTTTGCCACCCGTGATCCGAAGGACACGGTTGTGAAAGTGGGGGGGAGTTCGCGAGGGAAGTAGCCGTAACCTAATAGTCGGCGAAGGGTAGTTCTGGCCATGCTGAGCGTTCGTGGGTAGTGACTTCGTCACATCCTACCGGTTCTTCTGTTCTTCGCTGACATCATCTACGTCTGCATGGTCGTCGATGCACAGGTGAGGAAGCTGATGGACGAGATGAGCAAGCACGGCCGAATCGGGATAGCGGCGCTGCGCGTAGTGTCCGAAAACTCGGCCGGGGGAGGCATGCGGCCAGGAAGTGGTGCACGAATGGTCGGCGACGAGTTGCGACCGACCTCGAGTCGCTTGATCCAGTAGCCAGCGTCGGCGAGAGAGGGTCGGCCGTCTCAGCCTGCGAGGGGGACTCAACCGCGCCCTTGGAGTGGCTATGCGGCGCGGTAGTAGTAGCGGAGAAGCCCACCGAGGCGCTGGCGGCTCTGGATGTCGCCGGCGGTTGGGAGAGCGCGACGCTCGATCAGCTGGTTGTCGAGCCCTTGGTGGTTCCGCTCGCGATGGTAGTGCGCCAGGTACTCGGCCAGAACCCGGCGCAGCGAGGATTCGCCGAAGAGGATCATCCGATCGAGGCACTCTTCTCGGAGTGAGCGGATGAAGCGCTCGGCGTAGGCGTTGCAGTTGGGTGCCTGGTACGGCGTGCGGACGAGTTGGACTCCAGCAGCCTCCAGGATGGCCGTGAAGTGTCGGCTGAACTTGGCGTCTCGGTCGCAGATCAAGAAACGTCGGTCGAGCAGGAATCCGTCAACTGCATCGGTGAGATTCCGAGCCACCTGGGCCATGAAGGAGTCATCGGGAGTGGGGGTGGCTCCCGCGAGGTGGACGCGTCGGCTCTCGAGGTCGATCAGGAACAGGACGTAATAGGTCATCAGCCCACGAGGAGTCCAGACCTCGGTGGTGAAGAAGTCGGCTCCGACGATCGAGCCCGAATGGGCGGCGAGGAAGGTCCTCCAGCTCGTGGGGCGGTTGGGGGCCGGCTCGATGCCGTTGTCCTTCAGGACCTTGGCGATCGTGCTCCTGGCGACGCGATGACCGAGGTTCTTGAGTGCCCCCTGGATCCGGCCGTAGCCCCAGCTCGGGTTCTGTTCGGCCATCTGCACTGCCAGCCGCGCGATCTCCTTGAGGACACCCGGTCGGCCGCAGCGCTTGGCTTCGAAGGTCCATTTGCGAGCGATCAGACGCCGATGCCACCCCAGGATCGTGTCGGGAGTGACGATCGTCGCTACCTTCCTCAGGACGTCTCGTCCGAGACGCATACCCTTCGCGGCAAGCCGCCTGCGCTGCTCGTCTGTCAGTCGAAGACGTCGGCCTCCCAGCTGCTCCTTCAGGACCCGGTTCTCCTCGACCAGGTACTCGATCACCTGCTGCTGATGCCGGTTGACCCAGCCCGCGAACGTCAGGAGCAACCACTGAAGCGGATAGGCGTCTGAGCTCATCGGCCGATTCTAGGGGAGGGGAAAGCACGCCTCTGTCTCGCGGCGAATGGGCCGCGGCCGAGTTTTCGGACACTACGCCCGCAGCACGAGGAGTAGGCGATTTCCATCCGCACTGTACCCGCACCAACCCAGCCCACACCAGCCCTACAAAGGTAGGATTCTGGGTGAACAGGTGGGTGCGTTTTCAGTGGTTTGAGTGGACTGGTGTGGGTTGGTCTTGCCCAGGAGTGCCGGCTTGAAGTCACCTATGGCATCCCAAGGGCTCGGCGGACGTAAGGCGTCAACGCAAAGGCGTCGTCGAGGGTCTCGCCCTCAAGCACCCAATGCTCAATCAGGTCGGAGTGCAGAGTCCGACGGTTATTCAGGAGTTCTACGATGTCTTCCCAGAGCTCCTCCGGCAGCTCCTCGTTGTCCAGAAGGTCGTTAGCGACATCCATGATGAGCTGCATCAAGACTACTCTTTCCGCATCATTCTGCCTGGTCGAGTAGGTCGAAACATATCGAGATAATGACACTGTCGTCCTGAACGCCTGAGGCAACTCGTACGCCCAATCCTGGGAATACTCGTCGCATTCGGGAAGGCCTAACTCCTCACAGATACACTTGATCGCTATGGCTGTGGCACCCTTCTTCATAGGCCTAGCCTCATCGCTAGTTGGCGAATGCCGAGTGGAACGGAAACGCCGTCTTAACCGCACCGCTGGGTTTCACGACCACCCGCGCCATATCTGGCACTAGTCTGGTTCCGTCGCCTAGAAAACTGCTTCCGGCGATCCCCTTCGGAAGGGGAACATCATGAACGCCCGGACCCCTCTTTGCCACGCCAGCGATGAAATCAGCCGCCTTCTTGTCGTCGGCCCATTTCCCGACCTGCGTGCCAAGATCTCTTGCGCGATCGATGAGTCGCCTTGGACTCAATTTGCTGGAATGTTCGAGAAAAGTATGGCCGTAGGTTACTTTGCTCGTCGGGTCTCCCCACCTTAGCGCGGCTCTCACCTTTGCCAGTCTCCGAGCGCGGCGAGCCGCTCTAGCTGCTTTTACGGCTTTTTCAACTTTTCCTATCTTGCCACCTGGCGGCATACCGCACACAAACTGCTGACCACCTGCTTCACAGGTGTCGTCCAAGAACGCCTTGACAACTTCGACCACAGTGTCGATCCACACCTGATCGGGCGGGTCAGGCTTGCGTGCAGCGGCCGGGTTTCCAGATGCACCCTCTGCGCCACCACCACCCGGATCACACAACGGCCCACGACCCGGAGCACACAGCTCCCAAGGCTCTATGGTCGACGGGTCGCGCGCAGGTCTTGTTCCTCCCCCCGGCATCTCCGGCGCCTTCAACAGCCCCTCGAACGTCGGCGGCTTCTCAAACTCACCGAATCTCACCCCCGTCGCTGGCTCGAACCACGCCTTCTCGATGCCAAGCACTCCAAAAGTGATCATTGGCCCCGGCGCCCCTGGGGGGACGCCCGACGATGCGCCCGTCGTGCTCGGGCCGAGAGCCGGCATCGACGCAAGCCCACCCGGCGTACTCAGGAACTTCCCGACCGCCAAAGACACGGTGAAGATTCCGAGCCCCTCCATGAACTCATCCGCCCAATCCGGAAGGGGGCAGGTGGCACGCCCGCTGCAGCCGCTCTTAGGACCGCCTATCGGGTGGAGATCATCCGAGAGCCCACGCCAATCCACCACCTGCACCGGATCGCTGCTGAACGTCCGGTAGCGGTTCATCGACAGCGGCGCATCCACGCTTCCCGAGAGCGGGTCGGCTGTGGTGAACGCCGCCGCTGTAGCATCGTACGTCCGCGCGCCCACCCAGTATTCCTCCGACGACGGCAGCCGGAAGTAGCCCTTGTAGGTAAACGGCAGCTGGCTCGGGCCCGGCGACCCGCGGCCGAACGGCGAGGTCAGGTGCGTCTCCGCCAACGCACCGTCTCCGGTCACCACCTGCTCGGCGGTGGTCAGCTTCCAGGTCGGAACCAGCTGCTCACCGCCGCCGTAGCTCAACAGCGGACGCCCCCAGCCCAGCTGTGGCGCCATCCGGCGGGTACCGCCGCCGTCGGTGAGGGCGACTACCCACTGGCCCAGGTGGCTCAGCGTCGCGTTGCCTACGCTGTGGAACGCGAGCCGGTCCAGCGCGTCGTAGAGTGACTCCCGTGTGCCGCTCGGGGACGACTCGTAGAGCAGGCGCCCGAAGCCGTCGTGCTCCCAGCTCCGATCCGGCGCGCCGCCGCCGACCGCCGATGCGAGCTGGCCGCGGGCGTCGTAGGAGTAGGTACGCGTGCCGGCAGTCGTCAACGTTTCCAGCTGATTCGACCAGTTGACCGTCCGTGATTCGAGCACCGCGAAAGTGTCGTAGTCCTGCACCTCGGTAAGGTTGCCCCAACCGTCGTAAACGTACCGATGACGCTCACCGGTGGCGTCAGAGGTGTATGACTCGAGACGCTCGCCCACGTAATCGTAGGTGGTCTGCTCCAGCACGGTCGCCGTTCCCGATGGACCTCGCGCGACGCCCGACGGCTGACCGTCGACGTCGTACCCGAAGGTGAACCGCGAGTTGGGATTCTCCACCCACTTCAACAGACCGGAGGCTTCGTACTCGCGATCAAGCACTACCGTCGACCCCACCTGCACCGTGTCCGGCTCACCGTACGAGGTGTAGCCGAGGCTCACCGAAGGATAAGACGCGTCCGGCGGGAGCGCGATCGGGACGTAGGTGGCGTAGTCATCGTCCCGATCCGCGAACCGAAGGGTGTGCGTCAGCCCGGTGGCGGGGCCTCGGTCGTAGTGGACGTTGTTGATGCGGGCCACCTGTCCGTTTTGGTAGTAGGCGACGTCGTTGGCCGCAGCCGCGTCACCGTTGACCACCTCGGCCCGGACTCGGCCGTAGGGATCTCGAAGAATGGCGACGGTCTCGTTTATGGTGCGTACTCCGCTCGGCAGGGTGACTGAGCCCGACTCGGCCACCTGAGACAACAGGCCACCGTAGTCGTATGAATAGGTCTTTGTCAGCTCCCCCCGAGCGGTTTCGGTTTCGAGCCACCGGTTGGGCGTGTAGAGCAGCTCGTCGACCGTCAGGTCGGGGTAGGTCACCTTCCAGAGCGTGCCGTCCGGGTGGTAGTCGTAGGTGGTGTCCCTCTGGGCCGTGGTCACCTTGGAGATCCGGCCATCGGGGTGGTGGGCGATGATCTCCCCACGGGTCTGTTCGTTGGTCGGGGCTCCCGCAACCCAGTCGCCGACCAAGGTCCGCTCGATCTGCCCCAGGGCGTTATAGAGGTACCGGAGCGACTCGTCCCGGTCGTTTACCACTACCTCGGTCCGGCCCGCAGCGTCGTAAAAATACGTCCGCGCGATCTCCCCGCTTGGGGGCCCGGTGTACCGTGGGCGCCCCGCAGCGTCGCTATGGTGGGTGAACGCGCCGATACCGAAGCGGGTCTCGGTGACCACGCCGGTAACGTCGTCGTAGTGGAAGGTGTGTAGGCGCTCGTCTGCCTCACCTGGGTGCCACCTCTCCTCGAGGAGCCGCCCTTCCGGATCCCAGCGCAACCGCCGGCTGCCGGAGGCGCTCTCGGTGACCGTCGTGGGCCACGGTAGGGCGCTCTCGTAGAGGTAGGTCTCGCCCAAGTCCAGCGCGTCGAGCTCGGCGCTCACCTGGCCACTCGCGTCGTACTGCATCTGCGATTGCAGCAGCCGATCGCCGTCGGTGCCGAACAACACCTGCTCCAACAGACCCCGTGGATTGTAGACGTACTCTGTGACGTAGGCGGGGCCGCCCGCCTCACCGAAGGACGACGTGAGCAAACGGCCGTGGGAGTCGTAATCGTACGTGGTGCGGTAGTCGTCCTGATCGATCACCTCCACCGGCTGATACCGCCGGTCGAGGGTCACTGTGATCGTGTCGAGCAGCGGGTCGGTGGCCACCACAGTCCGCTCGTAGGCGCCGGTGTAAGCGAACGCCCAACTTCCGGCGCCGGCGATGGAGCGGGCGGTGATGCGACCGATGGCGTCGTAGCCGTAGGTGTCGATGGCGCCGAGCGGGTTGTGGCTCTCCCTGAGGTTGCCGGCTCGGTCGTACACGTAGCGCCACTCTTCGAGCGGCGCTTCCCGGGGGCCGCTCGACTCACTTGTGACCCGACCCAGCTGATCGTAGCCCCAGTTGGCACGCACACCGGTCTCGTCCTCCCGGGCGATGAGGGCTCCGGACGGGCTGTGGGTGTAGGTTAATCCGCCGCCGAACCCATCTCGGTCTCGGGAGGCGAGCTTGCCCAGCACGTTGTATTGGTAGGTGTAGGTCGCGCCGCCTTCGTAGGTACGGGTCTCGATCCGGTCGAGGTCGTCGTAGGCAAACCTCTCAAGCACCGCGCGGGCGCCTCCCGCCTCGGCGACGCCCTCCACCCGCTCGATGCGTCCGAGGGGATCGGGTGTGTAGTACCGACGCGACACCTCTCCCCGAGGCTCGACCGACTCATAGAGAAGTCCGCGCCAGTCGTACAGCCAATCGAACGCGTTATCCTCTTGGTCCACGTACCGGCGCACCTGGCCGGAGACATCGTAGATCCAGCTGCGCTCATGCAGGGTAGTCTCGTCGACCTCGAGGGTCCGCTCGCCGAAGAAGTTGTACTCATTGCGCACCGCGTGTTGCTCCCCGTCTACCCGACGGGTCACCAACCCCCGGTGGTCGTATTCGTTCTGGGTACACGCGCCGAGCCAGCAGCTGGACGTGACCCGACCCAGCTCGTCTGCGCTCAGGTCGATGATCTGGCTTAGCGGGTTGGTGATGGAGTCTGGACGCCCGAGGTCGTCATAGGTGTATTTCCAAACTTCCCCGCGTGGATCGGTGCGGGTTTCGATGCGGCCGGAGTCGGTGTAGGTCCAGCGCTCGTGCGAGCAGTTGGCGCCGGCGGTTTCGTCGAAGGGGCAGCTCAACAGCTCGGCGGCGGTGACGGTGACCCCCGGCGCGCGGGCCGCGACCACGCGGTCGGTCCGGCGGTCGAGACTGTCGTAGGCTAACGCGGTATAGACGTCCCACTCCTGATAGCCGAGCGCGGGATCGACAGAGTGGGCGGCGGCCGGCACCTTGCTCAAGACCAACCGGCCTCGGCTGTCGTACTCCTGGGTCCAGACCCGCTCAACACCGTCGAGCATCAGGGCGATGGCGACACGTCTTCCGAGGGCGTCATGATAGTGGAACACGGTGCCGCCTGGGTTGGTGATCGTGACTTCGGTGGTTGGAGGCCCAGGGGCTCGCGGGCGCGCCGTCAACACGTCGTCGTAGGTGCGGGTCTCCGTGTACCCGGTGACGGTGCCGTTGCCGCGGGTTATCGACGCCACCCGACCCAAGCCGTCGAGCACCACCTCCCGGCGCTGTATCTCGCCAGCTGGTGATACCAGGTCTTGCCACACCGGCCGGTCACGCCCGTCGTAGCCGTAGCGGGTCACCCTCGTTTTGATGATCCCCGGCTCGGGATCCCGCCGGCTGTCGACCCGTTCGTAGAGGCGGCCGTGCTCGTCCGAGCGCAGCTCCATCACCGCGATGGGTGGCGGTGGATCTACGACTGGCCGGTAGTGGACGAAGGTGCTGGTGTCGGTGTATGTGAACGTCTCCTCGTATTGGGCGTCGGTGCGGCGCACCAAGCGACCGACGCTGTCATAGTCGTAGCTCCATGGCGCGCCGCTGGCGTCGACCCGGCTGAGGAGTCGGCCAAAGGAGTCGTGCTGGAACGACTCGATGGTCGACGTGACGCCCTTGGAACGGATCACGCTTTCCAGATAGAGCTCCTTCACCACGCGCCCTCCGCCATGGTCGAAGGGGGCATAGCGGAAAGTGGCGGTGATCCCCTCTGGATCGCGAGACTCGATGGGCGCTCCGAACTCGTTGTAAAGGGTGCAGATCTCGAGGCGCCTACTGTCCTCGAGGTACTCCCGGTAGATGGCCACCGGGTTGAGCGAGCCGGCTGGATCGGAGCTCGAGAGCGAGCCGCAGCTGCTATGGCCACCGCCGTCGAAATAGTGCAGGTCGGTCGACGGGACGTCCCCAAAGCGCTGAGTGAGAAGCCACGGGTAGGTCCCGTGGTAGCGCAGATCGATCGCCTTGCGGAGCCCTTTGGCATCGTGGATCTCGTAGCGGGCTGGCGTGCTGAACATGCCCGCGAAACCCGACTCTGCGCCATAGATGAACTTCTCCACCCGGCTTGTATCGCAACCCTGCACGAGACAGCCCCGCTTCTCGTCGAGCCTCCCGAAGCTGTAGTCGTACTCGACCCGCCAGGTTTGAGAACCATCAGCAACCTCGTGCACGGTTTCGAGCATGGCGCCATCAATCAGCTCGTAGACCCGCCGATCGACGATGCCGTCGACGGTGCGCTCGTAGATCACCGGATCGGTCGCCACCCCCCCTCGGCCGGCCCAATTGTTAGTGAAGGTCTGGACATCGATGCTGGCAACGCCGGCTGCGACAGACCGCTCCAGACGGGCAACCTCCGGGCCACGGGCGAGCTTGAACAGGCCACGGTTGGTGCAGGGGTCGTCTTCCTGAGCCGGGATGTCCTCACAAGGTTGCTCGTACTCCCAGTACTTGCCCTCCGAGCCGTCGGTCGGTAGGTCGTAGACCGCGACGCCCAAGAACTCCCCGGCCGCGAACTCGAGTGAGTGATCGTCGTAGATGAAGTCGGCGTACCCCGAGTGTGCCGTGCCCCCGATCGTGGCGGTGGTGGGGGTGGTGACACCGCTGAGGTAGACCCCGTGAAGCGCGGTCTCGGTGCGCGCGGTCAGATCCACTCCGCAGTAGCGCTGCCCACTGTCGTCGAGGGTGGGCTCGCACACGAAGACGGTGCGTGCTTCGTAGTCAAAAGATAACAACGCGCTGGCGTCTGGCGTCCCGGAGACTTGTGTATCGGCGCCTTCGACCTCCACGGTTTGCAGAGTCCACCAGCCGTCTCCGGCGACCGATGGGATGAGTTCGCCGCCGACCCGCACTGGCTCCAGCCGATAGGTGAAACGGACGGTCTTCTCTGAGGAACTGATACTCCTAACGAGCGGAGGATCCGGCAGGACGGCGTAGCCGGGATAGGATTCCGCGAGTTCGGCCGGGGCGCCTTCTCGTGCCTGGAAATCGGCCCGGGCGTCGGTGAAAAAGGGCTCCTCCCAATAGGTGAAGCTGTAGGTGTTGCCGGCGGCATCGACGATGGTGTCCAGCTTGGCGTTTTGGAGGGCGTCCAGGTTGTCGATGTGGGTAGTCGCCCACGAGATTTCGATGCTGTTGTTGTGGGTGGGATCGGTGATCACCCGCAACAGGCCGACCTCGTCGAAGTAGTAGATCCGCTCCAGCACCGAGAGGCGGTAGACCAGCTCAGGCCTCCGTGTGCCTTGGACGACCGGGACGCCGGTGGCCAACATGAATGTGTCCTGGCCGAAGTCAGTCAGTAGGCAATCACGGGTGACGCCGCCCACAGGATCAGTGTGGTCGCAAGTTGCGCCGTCGGGTTCGGGTGGGGCAACCGCGGGATCCGCCGCCCACAGGATCGCCTCCTCAGCGGGAAACACCGCCGCTTGAGGGTTTCGATACTCGGCCGCGCGCTGGCCGTCGAAGTGGACAAAGCCGGGGCGCTCCGTCGCCGGATCGGGGAATTCAAGGTACGGGAGATTGAGGCTCCAGCCCGCCCCCAGTCCGAACCGGATTGGATCCTTCCGGGCGCTCTTGAGACGGGCCGCCTCGGCACGCAAGAAGGGGCGCACGCTGGTGCTGAATGAATTGACGCGAGCGGACGCCTTTTCCCGGGCTTCGGCGATGATGTCGAGCACCCACTGGGCGTATGCGATCGGCGCGTAGTGGGGCAAGTCCAGCGCTCCCATCTTCAGGTGGGGCGCTTCGCCGTTCCAGATGGGGCCAACGCTTCGGGGCCGATATTGGAGGATTGGCGTCACCCACGGATCGCTCGGCATGCGGTTCATGCAGTCCCTGTCGGGCGGCCAGGGCCCAAAAGAAATCACTGGCGTAGCCTTCGCCATCTCCTCGCCGTTGTGCCCGAAGTAGTCGATGGGACATTTTCCAGAGTTGTAGTTGTCATTTGCGAGAGGGTTCACAAAGTACGACGCAGCGTACGTCTCGAGGAAGCCCGGCGACGTCGGGTTCACCTGCCAGTTGCCGTAGGCGTTGCCAGCACCGATGAAACACGCGGCGATCGCCGCAGCGCGATCAGCGGCGCACGCCGCTGCCGCGATCGCCCCCGCCACCGGGTTGGCGGCCCCGATCCCACTCGACACCACGTTGCACACCATCCCCTCACTCGTGGCGCAGTGGAGCTTGTGCATGGCGTGGATTAACTCGCCGAGCAACGTGACGCCGTCAGTACCGTCGAGATTCTCCAACAAAATCCGGTCCACGTTCGGGTAGGTGCCAGCCAGGTGTTCATAAACCGGCTGTAGGAAGATCGCCTGCCGCGCCTCGAGGCGTCGCACCCGCTCGGCGTCGCTCGAGTACTGTCGCACCAGCTCAAAGTGGAGCCCGCCGCGCCCCCGTGAGGCGAAGTCAACGGTGCGCACCGCAGCTTGCTGCCCCCCTGACACACCCACGTAGTGGTTCGCGTAGTGGAAGTCCAGCGGCAACCCCGGCGCGAGCGGGCCGCTCCCTACCTCCGGAACCGAGTCGGCGCCCCCCCAGGCGTGGTTGAGCATCCGAGCCTGCATGACCTCCGGCGCCAGCCGGGGCGCACGGAGCTCCGGGGGCTCGTCCGGATAGGGTCTGGCGTCTGAAGCATAGCCGGGGGCGACGAGGCGGACCGGTGCCTGCGTGAGTCCCACCTGAAACCCTTCGCAGTCCATCCCTTGATTGCCCATGCTGTCGGCCACCCGCGCGCAGACCACGTGACCCCCTTCGGTGAGACCCAGGAGTCCAGTCGCTTCTCCGGTCTCGATCCTGAAGAAACCCGTGACGTCGGCGAAGTCGGCAGTCACGAGCAGACTCTCGCCGTCTATGCCATCCGGATCTGCAAACACGACGCGCACCTTTACCGGGCTCAAGATCGCCGGATCGCCCGGATCCGGGGCGACGATGTCGACCAAGGGCGAGGAGAGCGGTATGTCCAGCTCCGGACAGCTCACCCAGCGTTGGCCGTCGTTGTCGTCGCAGTCAGGACCGAATACCGAGACATAGGTCTCGCACCCCGCCCAGTAGCCATCGCCGTCGCCGTCCTGGCACGTCTCGCAGCTTCTCCACGTGTTGGGGTTGAAGTCGTCACAATCGGCGAGGTACGGGTCGGAGGAACAGGGCGGGTAGGGATGACCGTCGCGGTCGTTGTCCTGCACCTCGGAGCAGTGGCTGCAAACGTCGCCGTCGTCTATGAGGCCATCGCAATCGTTGTCAACTCCGTCGCCGCAGATCTCCAGCAGAGAGTTAGCGCGGCGCGGGTCGCGGTCGTCGCAGTCGCTGCAGGCTACGCACCCGTCTTCGTCGATCTCGCCGTCGTGATCGAGATCTCGCCAGTGCTCGTCAACCGTGCCGTCACCGTCGTCGTCGATGTCATTCCTGCAGAACTCAACTGAGCC
Coding sequences within:
- a CDS encoding helix-turn-helix transcriptional regulator, with the translated sequence MRTAILRRFGVNLRRLRLDRELTQEALAERAGCHRNYIGGLERGERNPTLTKVLSICEALGCEVQDLTGAPQKARS
- a CDS encoding RNA-directed DNA polymerase; this encodes MAKNWRARPDGFGDGRKRSIALRHSLARSGLLRRQLDVVNPIAYAGLSAEVAEQWRDLYSAIRQSSYSSSRPVFHRSGARAFLPAVANQGDLVPRRAQIRGRARVLVSTDISRFYHSIYTHSVPWALHGKGLAKRNRRYTLPGNRLDRALRNCRDQQTVGISIGPDTSLVLAELVLSQVDVALKARVPTVRVVRYIDDYELAVDSHDEAEHVVGVLQEVLSHFELELNPRKTDVQALPVPHEYRWVSDLRSLPLQSGKPGQANNLVRLFDRAFEFSGSAPGQPVLRYLMGRIQGIDVHPYDWGLYQDLLLQCMTVEPGTIAAALGLLIEQVRSGLVVNKRALEAALNRSIQLHAPLGHHNEVAWAVWGIMVLEMQLLDATISVLEKMEDPVVALLCLHAERAGYCATSVDKTLWQRHMTRRALYESQWLLAYEALVKGWLPSADGTNYVKADSYFAFLDQLGVRFYRERAIKRVQATGVPPTFGIAPVFYA
- a CDS encoding transposase family protein translates to MSSDAYPLQWLLLTFAGWVNRHQQQVIEYLVEENRVLKEQLGGRRLRLTDEQRRRLAAKGMRLGRDVLRKVATIVTPDTILGWHRRLIARKWTFEAKRCGRPGVLKEIARLAVQMAEQNPSWGYGRIQGALKNLGHRVARSTIAKVLKDNGIEPAPNRPTSWRTFLAAHSGSIVGADFFTTEVWTPRGLMTYYVLFLIDLESRRVHLAGATPTPDDSFMAQVARNLTDAVDGFLLDRRFLICDRDAKFSRHFTAILEAAGVQLVRTPYQAPNCNAYAERFIRSLREECLDRMILFGESSLRRVLAEYLAHYHRERNHQGLDNQLIERRALPTAGDIQSRQRLGGLLRYYYRAA